From a single Halodesulfovibrio marinisediminis DSM 17456 genomic region:
- the hypB gene encoding hydrogenase nickel incorporation protein HypB, translating into MEIPVVRNILEANDKIAVNLKELFAEHGILVLNLISSPGAGKTSILERTLTDLKDEFTMAVIEGDCQTDNDARRVAETGAKAVQINTDGGCHLDSNMITAALANFNLDEIDILFIENVGNLVCPVEFDCGEDFKIALLSVPEGDDKPEKYPALFEKSSAMILNKCDLLPYVQFDVERAKQFATQLNKDMPVFQTSCTTSEGLDTWYEWLRKAHAAKQK; encoded by the coding sequence ATGGAAATCCCAGTAGTACGCAATATACTTGAAGCGAACGACAAAATCGCAGTTAATTTGAAAGAACTCTTTGCCGAACATGGCATTCTTGTTCTTAACCTCATCAGTTCACCGGGCGCAGGCAAGACCTCGATTCTTGAACGCACCCTTACAGACCTTAAAGATGAATTCACCATGGCTGTAATTGAAGGTGACTGCCAAACTGACAATGATGCCCGCAGAGTTGCAGAAACTGGAGCCAAAGCTGTTCAGATCAACACCGACGGCGGCTGCCACCTTGATAGCAACATGATCACTGCTGCGCTCGCTAACTTCAACTTGGACGAAATCGATATCCTGTTTATCGAGAACGTTGGCAACCTTGTTTGCCCAGTTGAGTTTGATTGCGGTGAAGACTTTAAAATCGCCCTCCTCAGTGTTCCTGAAGGTGACGACAAGCCGGAAAAATATCCAGCCTTGTTCGAAAAATCTTCAGCTATGATTCTGAACAAGTGCGACCTGCTTCCATACGTACAGTTTGATGTTGAGCGTGCAAAACAATTTGCTACCCAGCTGAACAAGGACATGCCTGTATTCCAGACTTCCTGCACCACCAGCGAAGGTCTCGACACTTGGTACGAATGGCTGCGCAAGGCGCATGCTGCTAAACAAAAGTAG
- a CDS encoding P-loop NTPase, with the protein MSSDCSSGNCSSGSCGGAPTELDAGEARMKRTISRIKHKIVVMSGKGGVGKSTVATNIAIGLSLAGKKVGLLDVDVHGPSVPRLLSMRDSKVHIEESFIEPVAWSKNLSVMSLGFLLPNSYQPVVWRGPVKMGFIKQLLSDVVWGDLDYMVVDCPPGTGDEPLSVMQLLGNDAQAVIVTTPQGVAIDDVRRSVTFVGDVGNQVLGIVENMSGVVCSQCGNVENIFGKGGGKKLAQEVGVRFLGDIPLDPEIVRSGDEGYAFLSVKQDSPTAQSIQKIIKPILMLDNDAAPSTKLRPVLPPHKGTIKVALPVTKGTLSPSMHLAEQYIIAVADAETKKIVSTETVDAPAYEPKAAASFLERLDAGYVLAKDVPEEACDALKEKHISLVKGITVNAPVAVVTDFIEGKLLAAG; encoded by the coding sequence ATGAGTTCAGACTGCAGCAGTGGTAACTGTTCTTCCGGTTCCTGCGGCGGAGCACCTACTGAATTAGATGCTGGCGAAGCACGGATGAAGCGTACCATCAGCCGTATTAAACATAAAATTGTTGTTATGTCCGGTAAAGGCGGCGTTGGTAAAAGTACTGTAGCTACCAACATTGCTATCGGTCTTTCCCTTGCAGGAAAAAAAGTCGGTCTGCTTGACGTGGACGTACACGGCCCTAGTGTTCCTCGTCTGCTGAGCATGCGCGACTCTAAAGTTCATATCGAAGAATCTTTCATTGAGCCTGTGGCATGGAGTAAAAACCTCTCCGTTATGTCTCTTGGCTTCCTGTTGCCTAACTCCTACCAACCGGTAGTATGGCGCGGCCCTGTAAAAATGGGCTTCATCAAACAGCTTCTTTCTGACGTTGTTTGGGGAGACCTTGACTACATGGTAGTAGACTGCCCTCCAGGCACTGGCGATGAACCACTGTCTGTAATGCAACTCCTCGGCAACGATGCTCAAGCTGTTATTGTTACCACTCCACAAGGGGTTGCTATCGATGACGTTCGCCGTTCTGTTACCTTCGTAGGAGATGTTGGCAACCAGGTTCTCGGTATCGTCGAGAACATGAGCGGCGTTGTTTGCTCTCAGTGTGGCAACGTTGAAAATATCTTCGGTAAAGGTGGCGGTAAAAAACTTGCTCAAGAAGTTGGTGTCCGCTTCCTTGGTGACATCCCGCTTGATCCAGAAATCGTCCGCTCAGGTGATGAAGGTTACGCCTTCCTTTCTGTAAAACAGGACAGCCCAACCGCACAGAGCATCCAGAAAATCATAAAACCAATCCTTATGCTTGATAACGACGCTGCACCATCCACAAAGCTGCGTCCTGTCCTTCCTCCTCATAAAGGAACCATTAAAGTTGCTCTGCCTGTAACCAAAGGTACTCTGTCACCATCTATGCACCTTGCTGAACAGTATATAATCGCTGTTGCAGATGCAGAGACTAAAAAAATTGTATCCACCGAAACTGTTGATGCTCCAGCATACGAGCCTAAGGCAGCAGCTTCGTTCCTTGAACGCCTTGATGCAGGCTATGTCCTTGCTAAAGACGTTCCAGAAGAGGCGTGCGATGCACTGAAAGAAAAACACATCTCTCTTGTAAAAGGCATTACAGTAAACGCACCGGTTGCTGTTGTGACTGACTTTATCGAAGGAAAACTACTCGCTGCAGGTTAG
- a CDS encoding phosphoethanolamine transferase: MFALDKKHLASALTVAFSALMLPDLIRLPAVYAIPSAIYLFLFNFCVMYAACQLQKVTYILIPPIFFISALASYFRGTYRVKIDRELIFLLLETNRGEAGEIITSKVVLFGIAALLVALIFGFLLKHAKGKFQLKPLAITLLFVVPTTVFLGKFKKDPQVRLIRPAVATKRVLPYCIFNAFGQFSKFHVQNIIKGKPVDSAKLESVAITPTEPLTVITIIGESARADRFQINGYQRETTPLLNKENNLVNFGAIKSFSAYTRLSVPAMITPATLARPETTMTSFLGVFKKHGFKTTWLSANDRTDSHNTPTTNAIGDIDQKLFRNRFCKVSYGQFYDEMLLPPLKKVLESTSSSQAITIHTRGSHASYNARYTKEFAKFTPDDYEQGVYSDGLENAYDNSILATDSFIVSVINLVRDKNAVVIYSSDHGESLGEDGRFMHGNPAIKEQREVPFLVWFSDTYAKLYPHTVTALRKQQGAHLSHDVFFPWTVNLGGILLPNSSQPVLLSSSPMQAHLTEQ; this comes from the coding sequence ATGTTTGCATTGGACAAAAAGCACCTTGCCTCTGCTCTTACGGTTGCTTTCTCAGCTCTCATGCTTCCAGACCTTATCCGGCTCCCTGCTGTCTACGCTATTCCGTCTGCAATCTATCTCTTTCTTTTCAATTTCTGTGTAATGTACGCAGCCTGCCAACTACAAAAAGTAACTTACATTCTTATTCCACCAATATTCTTTATAAGTGCCCTAGCCAGCTATTTTCGCGGCACCTACCGTGTAAAAATTGACAGAGAACTTATCTTTCTTCTGCTCGAAACAAACAGAGGTGAAGCAGGAGAAATTATTACTTCGAAAGTTGTTCTGTTCGGCATAGCGGCCTTACTAGTGGCATTAATATTCGGCTTTTTACTGAAACACGCAAAAGGTAAATTCCAACTAAAACCGCTCGCAATTACTTTACTTTTTGTTGTTCCTACAACAGTTTTCCTAGGTAAATTTAAAAAAGATCCTCAGGTACGCCTCATTCGTCCTGCAGTAGCAACAAAGCGCGTGCTCCCATACTGTATATTTAACGCCTTCGGGCAATTCTCAAAATTTCATGTACAGAATATTATTAAGGGAAAGCCTGTCGACTCTGCCAAGTTAGAGTCTGTTGCAATCACCCCAACTGAACCATTAACCGTTATTACAATTATCGGTGAATCTGCTCGGGCTGACAGGTTTCAAATTAATGGATACCAAAGAGAAACGACACCACTCCTTAACAAGGAGAACAACCTTGTTAACTTTGGAGCCATTAAATCTTTCTCTGCATACACTCGTCTTTCTGTACCAGCTATGATCACCCCTGCAACACTTGCAAGACCAGAAACAACCATGACGTCTTTCCTTGGGGTGTTTAAAAAGCATGGTTTTAAAACAACATGGCTATCTGCAAATGACCGCACGGACAGTCACAACACTCCTACCACAAACGCTATCGGTGATATTGATCAAAAATTATTTCGAAATCGCTTTTGCAAAGTTTCGTATGGACAGTTTTACGACGAAATGCTTCTTCCCCCATTAAAGAAAGTTCTTGAAAGCACTTCCTCCAGTCAGGCCATTACAATTCACACTCGTGGCAGTCACGCCTCTTACAACGCAAGATATACTAAAGAGTTCGCTAAATTCACTCCAGACGATTACGAGCAGGGGGTTTATAGTGATGGGCTCGAAAATGCATATGACAACAGCATCTTGGCTACAGACTCATTTATTGTTTCTGTAATTAACCTCGTGCGCGATAAAAATGCAGTTGTAATATACAGTTCAGACCATGGTGAGTCTCTCGGTGAAGACGGTCGCTTTATGCATGGCAACCCTGCCATCAAAGAACAACGTGAAGTGCCTTTTTTAGTCTGGTTCTCGGACACCTACGCAAAGCTTTATCCCCATACAGTTACAGCCTTACGAAAACAACAAGGCGCTCATCTTTCCCATGATGTATTCTTCCCATGGACTGTGAATTTGGGGGGAATTCTGCTCCCAAACAGCTCTCAGCCTGTGCTATTATCTAGTTCGCCAATGCAAGCACATCTCACAGAACAATAA
- a CDS encoding 4-hydroxybenzoate octaprenyltransferase, producing the protein MSSASTPLAKFGAVCRMIKIEHSVFALPFAYLGQFIAAGGFPSLKPFLLLTVAMVAVRSVAMAFNRVIDLPFDAKNPRTQQRPLVTGEISPAQTWAFIAIMVAIFVVACFFINELSFMLSPVALFVAAFYSLLKRFTWLCHFWLGAVLALSPLAGWISVDPQFTVPAVLFAWGILFWVAGFDIIYSCQDAEYDRSVGLNSVPAHFGLESALVISSFCHVVTSIMFLMGGWAAGLAWPYFAVWAVVSGILYWEHTIISADDMSRVNMAFFTMNGFISVMLFAGALAGIFI; encoded by the coding sequence ATGAGCTCGGCTTCCACCCCTTTAGCTAAGTTCGGTGCAGTATGCCGAATGATTAAAATTGAACACTCTGTGTTTGCACTTCCGTTTGCATATCTCGGACAGTTTATTGCGGCTGGCGGATTTCCTTCGTTGAAGCCTTTTTTGCTGCTTACTGTAGCCATGGTGGCCGTGCGCTCTGTAGCTATGGCATTCAACAGGGTAATTGACTTACCTTTTGATGCGAAAAATCCGCGTACACAGCAGCGCCCTCTGGTTACTGGAGAAATTTCACCGGCGCAGACATGGGCATTTATCGCAATCATGGTTGCCATTTTTGTGGTTGCATGTTTTTTCATTAACGAGTTGAGCTTCATGCTGTCACCAGTTGCTTTGTTTGTTGCTGCGTTCTACAGCTTGCTCAAACGTTTTACGTGGCTTTGTCATTTCTGGCTTGGGGCTGTGCTTGCGCTGTCTCCGCTCGCAGGCTGGATTAGTGTAGATCCACAGTTTACAGTGCCAGCGGTGCTATTCGCATGGGGCATTCTGTTCTGGGTTGCAGGTTTTGACATTATCTATTCTTGTCAGGATGCAGAGTACGACCGTTCTGTAGGGCTGAACTCAGTGCCTGCTCATTTTGGATTAGAATCAGCCCTTGTGATTTCATCTTTTTGCCATGTGGTAACCTCAATAATGTTCCTCATGGGAGGTTGGGCAGCAGGGCTGGCATGGCCGTATTTTGCTGTATGGGCTGTTGTTTCCGGCATCCTATACTGGGAACACACCATTATTAGTGCTGATGATATGAGCCGTGTTAATATGGCATTTTTCACAATGAACGGTTTTATTTCCGTAATGCTCTTCGCAGGCGCTCTTGCAGGAATTTTTATCTAA
- a CDS encoding HD domain-containing phosphohydrolase has translation MVFQHECQGPGLVYTEDSDFKVRLFDLVSALARSLDMVSQTLAGHHTNVGFFASRIADFYGLSSFEKRNVVLAAMLHDIGAVSLYPAVDSLLFEDDTIKHSIAGSVIISSSKKLHDVSKLVEYHHTPWEELRERKKHYEISNIINLADFIDVNTRRDRPARHQIPVLIELCRKHSGTLFNPDYVEALRESEAKRNYYHRLHSARAEKTLTLSTQFDSDILDAEGVLDFTGLFAKVIDFRSRFTATHSQGVAVTSSVLGRWLGFNEVEQVFFQIAGRLHDIGKLAVPAALLEKNGRLTKEEFAIIQGHATYTEHILSGIPGLEVIRDWACQHHERIDGTGYPSGLAGRDISLGSRILQVADVFTAITEDRPYRRGMDFEQTTKVLRQLGDSEKLDPIVVEVLIERYDEINELRSKGQNQALEHFSNYSKVLYSKYGIVTKDVS, from the coding sequence ATTTTAAGGTTCGGTTATTTGATCTTGTTAGCGCATTAGCTCGTTCGTTGGATATGGTTTCGCAAACACTTGCGGGACACCATACTAATGTTGGCTTTTTTGCTTCACGTATAGCAGATTTTTACGGGCTGAGCAGTTTTGAGAAGCGTAATGTGGTTCTGGCTGCCATGTTGCATGATATCGGTGCCGTTTCATTGTATCCAGCTGTTGATTCTCTTCTATTTGAAGATGATACGATTAAACATTCTATTGCCGGCTCGGTAATAATCAGTTCCTCAAAAAAACTGCACGATGTTTCTAAGCTTGTAGAGTACCACCATACCCCGTGGGAAGAACTGCGGGAACGAAAGAAGCACTATGAAATCAGCAACATTATTAACCTTGCTGATTTTATTGATGTTAATACTCGTAGAGATCGTCCTGCAAGACATCAGATCCCTGTTTTAATTGAGCTGTGCCGCAAGCATTCCGGTACGTTGTTTAATCCTGACTACGTTGAAGCATTGCGTGAATCAGAGGCAAAGCGTAATTATTACCACAGATTGCACTCTGCGCGCGCCGAAAAGACACTTACTCTTTCAACACAATTTGATTCTGACATTCTGGATGCGGAAGGCGTCTTGGATTTCACTGGGTTGTTTGCGAAGGTTATTGATTTTCGTAGCCGTTTTACTGCAACGCATTCTCAAGGTGTTGCGGTTACTTCCAGTGTGCTCGGACGTTGGCTTGGCTTTAATGAAGTTGAGCAGGTCTTTTTCCAGATAGCAGGGCGTTTGCATGATATTGGTAAGCTTGCTGTTCCGGCAGCTCTTCTGGAGAAGAATGGTCGTTTGACCAAAGAAGAGTTTGCTATCATTCAAGGCCATGCAACATACACCGAGCATATTTTGTCAGGAATTCCCGGGTTGGAGGTTATTCGGGACTGGGCATGTCAGCACCATGAACGTATAGACGGAACCGGCTACCCGAGTGGGCTTGCAGGTAGAGATATTTCTTTGGGCTCTCGAATTCTTCAGGTAGCGGATGTATTTACTGCAATTACTGAAGACCGCCCGTATCGTCGCGGGATGGATTTTGAGCAGACAACGAAGGTGTTGAGGCAGCTTGGTGACTCAGAAAAACTCGACCCTATCGTTGTTGAAGTGCTTATAGAGCGGTATGATGAGATTAATGAATTACGTAGCAAAGGGCAGAATCAAGCCCTTGAGCATTTCTCTAACTATTCAAAAGTACTGTATAGCAAGTACGGTATTGTTACTAAGGATGTTTCATGA